The Methanoplanus sp. FWC-SCC4 genome has a window encoding:
- the nrdD gene encoding anaerobic ribonucleoside-triphosphate reductase produces the protein MQREPNKQSLQQTLDGFAVPSLPKVRTSRGLILEWDRERIIQQLLTETKLVEEFYGGKTIDVETAREIAFNVEQKIQNLGLKFLSGPLIREITNITLIEHDLIPYRNVSTRVGTPVYDAHLIDVGRGFEAKDNANLQENAETSHKKKADKISKEQYLLELPPELADFHLSGDMHIHDLEYFGTRPFCQDWDLRYFFYYGLMPDGNGTKASVAGPAKRAEVAVLHAVKALGSAQTNFAGGQGYYNFLTFLAPYFEGLDYESIKQLMQMFVYEMTQMMVARGGQVVFSSVQLSPGVPTLWKDKPCVYKGKVWNGVQAPERTYSEFEREVRLLFKALMEVMLEGDYWGKPFNFPKPEISIEPDFMEENENFNRENPDLPTYHDLYLMTFELASKFGTPYYDNQIPAYRGAGEGISCYQCCAYQFSSLANEDASFDDKMYFKDGKHFSMGSWQVISVNCPRAAYKAEGSNERLFAELKKLMDVATEVFKIKRRWMENIRAKGRMPFAMQRPKDPNDPNGEARGPVAVDLEGLVYTIGVVGVNEMVQHHTGFQIHESREAFALAVRAMTEMEMYAKEISIKHNMTLALARTPAETTGQRFNVADLLDKRFTEYAKKVTKGDLDTALEKLGTSFDLPIYYTNGIHVTPGADVPLTKRMEIEHIFFPIVDGGNIFHIWLGEARPDPRGLMDMAMNLCKNTQIGYFAFTRDLTVSLKQFTEYKPDKKSAESALSPVDRGIRV, from the coding sequence ATGCAAAGGGAACCAAACAAACAATCCCTACAGCAGACATTAGACGGCTTTGCAGTACCCTCTCTTCCAAAGGTACGCACTTCCCGCGGTCTCATCCTTGAATGGGACAGGGAAAGAATAATACAGCAGTTATTAACAGAAACAAAACTTGTCGAGGAATTTTACGGCGGAAAAACCATAGATGTGGAAACTGCCAGGGAAATTGCTTTCAATGTCGAGCAGAAAATTCAAAACCTTGGTTTGAAATTTCTTTCCGGACCCTTAATCAGGGAAATTACAAATATAACCCTGATTGAGCACGATCTAATCCCATACCGTAATGTGAGTACGAGAGTGGGAACTCCTGTTTATGATGCTCATTTAATCGATGTAGGGAGAGGATTTGAAGCAAAGGATAATGCAAATCTTCAGGAAAATGCCGAAACATCCCACAAAAAGAAGGCCGACAAAATAAGCAAAGAACAGTATCTCCTTGAACTCCCTCCCGAACTTGCGGATTTTCATCTCTCCGGAGATATGCATATTCATGATCTTGAGTATTTCGGAACACGCCCCTTTTGTCAGGACTGGGATTTAAGATATTTCTTCTATTACGGCCTGATGCCTGACGGAAACGGAACAAAGGCCTCTGTTGCAGGGCCTGCAAAACGTGCGGAAGTAGCAGTACTTCATGCAGTAAAAGCCTTAGGCAGTGCCCAGACCAATTTTGCCGGCGGGCAGGGATACTATAACTTCCTGACATTCCTTGCACCTTATTTTGAAGGGCTTGATTATGAAAGCATAAAACAGCTCATGCAGATGTTCGTGTATGAGATGACACAGATGATGGTTGCACGCGGCGGCCAGGTAGTCTTCTCATCAGTACAGCTATCTCCGGGAGTTCCGACACTCTGGAAAGACAAACCATGCGTCTATAAAGGAAAAGTCTGGAACGGAGTCCAGGCACCTGAGAGAACATACAGTGAATTTGAAAGAGAAGTCCGTCTGCTGTTCAAGGCACTTATGGAAGTCATGCTGGAAGGGGACTACTGGGGAAAGCCATTCAACTTCCCAAAACCCGAAATCAGCATAGAACCTGACTTCATGGAAGAAAATGAGAATTTCAACAGGGAAAATCCTGATCTGCCCACATATCATGATCTCTATCTGATGACATTCGAGCTTGCCTCCAAGTTTGGAACTCCTTATTATGACAACCAGATTCCTGCCTACAGGGGAGCCGGAGAAGGCATCTCATGTTATCAGTGCTGTGCATACCAGTTTTCATCCCTTGCAAACGAGGATGCATCTTTTGATGACAAGATGTATTTCAAAGACGGAAAGCACTTTTCCATGGGATCATGGCAGGTAATTTCAGTAAACTGCCCGCGTGCCGCATATAAGGCAGAGGGCAGCAATGAACGCCTCTTCGCCGAACTAAAAAAGCTGATGGATGTTGCAACGGAAGTCTTTAAGATCAAAAGAAGATGGATGGAAAATATCCGGGCCAAAGGCAGAATGCCGTTTGCAATGCAAAGACCAAAAGATCCAAACGATCCTAACGGAGAAGCAAGAGGGCCTGTTGCAGTCGATCTTGAAGGTCTTGTGTACACAATCGGTGTTGTCGGCGTAAATGAGATGGTCCAGCACCACACAGGTTTCCAGATTCATGAAAGCCGTGAAGCGTTTGCACTTGCTGTCAGGGCAATGACTGAAATGGAGATGTATGCAAAGGAAATTTCCATTAAGCACAATATGACACTCGCACTTGCAAGAACGCCTGCTGAAACAACCGGTCAGCGTTTCAATGTTGCAGATCTCCTTGACAAAAGATTTACAGAATATGCAAAAAAGGTTACAAAAGGAGATCTCGATACCGCACTTGAAAAACTCGGAACATCATTTGATCTTCCAATATACTATACAAACGGTATTCACGTAACACCCGGTGCAGACGTCCCACTTACAAAAAGAATGGAAATTGAACATATATTCTTCCCGATTGTTGACGGAGGAAATATCTTTCATATATGGCTTGGTGAAGCAAGGCCTGATCCACGCGGACTTATGGACATGGCAATGAACCTGTGTAAAAATACGCAGATAGGTTATTTTGCATTTACAAGGGATCTGACAGTGTCCCTAAAACAGTTCACAGAATACAAACCTGACAAAAAATCTGCGGAGTCGGCATTATCACCTGTCGACCGCGGAATTCGTGTCTGA